The sequence GTCATCGGCCCAACTCGATCCCGCGCCAATCATCAGCGCCAACATTGCTGTAAATGCTTTCATCCGCCCATCATCGGCACTCCACGCCCAGGCGCAAGCGCAATCATTGCCACTTGGCAGGAATGTCGCCTACCGCTAGAGTTTGGCCATGCAAATTCGAACTTTGATTCTTCTTGGCTGCATCCTGTTTTCAACCCTTTTGCCCGCTGAAAACTGGCCCCGTTTTCGAGGTCACAACGGAAACGGAATCTCCGCGGATGCAATTCCGGTTCAATGGAAGGATTCGAATGTGCAATGGAAGACCCCTCTACCCGGCACGGGCCATGGTTCTCCAGTGGTTTGGGGTAAAAAGATCTTCCTGTTGTGTGCCGATCAAAATACTGCTGCCCGCACCGTGGTTTGTGTGAACGCTGAAGACGGCGTGATCCTCTGGAACCACGCGCACGCCGCCGGCAAACACAAACACCACAAACAAAACAGCTTCGCCTCCAGCACGCCAACAGTCGATGGAGAACGGGTCTACTTCAGCTGGGGCACCCCTGAACAGCTTACGATCGCAACCTACACATTGGCAGGTAAACTGGCTTGGGAAACCCATCTTGGCCCGGTGAAAGGCGGACATGGGTTTGGCGCATCACCCATTCTCCACGAAGGTCTTGTTATTTTGAATAATGATCAAGACGGCGAGAGTTCGCTTATCGCGCTCGATGCCCGCACCGGTAAAGTAAAATGGAACACACCCCGCCAAAGCAAACGACTGACCTACTCCACGCCGGTCCTATTCCGTGACCAACTCATTTTCACCAACTGGACACACGGCATTACCGGCATCGACCCCGCCAATGGAAAGGTGTTGTGGGAAAACCGGGTGTTCCCCGCTGCCTCAAATGAACGCGCCATTGGCTCACCCATCGTCGCTGGCAATTTAGTGATCGGTTCATGCGGTTTTGTTACCAAACTCAAACACGTCGTCGCCCTGCGGCCCAAAGGCAAATTGATGGAAGAAGTGTGGCGCATTGAAAAAAGCGTGCCGCATATTCCCACCCCACTGGTTTTGGGCGAAAATATTTTTCTTTGGAACGACCTCGGCGTGGTAACTTGCGCGGAAGTCGCCACCGGTAAAATCCGCTGGAGCGAGCGCGCCATTCGCAGTGGGAAATTTTTTGGAAGCCCCGTGGCTGCCGATGGAAAAATTTACTGCGCCGAGGCCAGCGGAACCATCGTCGTTCTTCGCGGGGACGGCGAGTTTGAGCCATTAGCCCAAAATGACCTCGGTGAAACCTGCCACTCCACCCCTGCCATCGCCAATGGAGCGATGTATGTTCGAACTTACCAAACCCTCTTCTCGATCAGTAAATGACCATGCAAACTCGCCGTAATTTTCTGCAAACCGCTCCGGCCCTCGCTGCACTCCCGGTCATCGCGGAAGACAAAAAACTCCCCAAAGATGAGGGCCTCACTTTGGGCTTTAGTTTGTACGGGATGAAAACGCTAAAGACCGGCGATGCGCTTATGCGACTGAATGCGATTGGATACGATTCAGTGGAGTTTTGCCTCCACTCCGGCTGGGATACCGCGCCGGACAAACTGACCGCGCAGCGACGGCGCGCATTACGCGCGTTACTTGGGCACTTCGAGCTGACGCTCACAGCATTGATGGTGAACTGCAGCCTCGCGGGAAACCAAAAACCGCACCACGAAACACTCAAACAAGCCGCGCAAGTAGCACACGACCTCGCGCCCGATTCACCGCCACTGATCGAAACGGTGATGGGCAACGGCAAATGGGATGCCGTGAAAAATCAGTTTCGCGATCACCTCGGCGGCTGGGCGGAAGTTGCCAAAAAAACGAAGACGCTTCTCTGCATAAAACCCCACCGTTTCGGCGCGTGCAATTTACCCGAGCACGCCGTGTGGCTGTCCGAACAAATCAAAAGCCC comes from Limisphaerales bacterium and encodes:
- a CDS encoding PQQ-like beta-propeller repeat protein, which codes for MQWKTPLPGTGHGSPVVWGKKIFLLCADQNTAARTVVCVNAEDGVILWNHAHAAGKHKHHKQNSFASSTPTVDGERVYFSWGTPEQLTIATYTLAGKLAWETHLGPVKGGHGFGASPILHEGLVILNNDQDGESSLIALDARTGKVKWNTPRQSKRLTYSTPVLFRDQLIFTNWTHGITGIDPANGKVLWENRVFPAASNERAIGSPIVAGNLVIGSCGFVTKLKHVVALRPKGKLMEEVWRIEKSVPHIPTPLVLGENIFLWNDLGVVTCAEVATGKIRWSERAIRSGKFFGSPVAADGKIYCAEASGTIVVLRGDGEFEPLAQNDLGETCHSTPAIANGAMYVRTYQTLFSISK
- a CDS encoding sugar phosphate isomerase/epimerase, giving the protein MQTRRNFLQTAPALAALPVIAEDKKLPKDEGLTLGFSLYGMKTLKTGDALMRLNAIGYDSVEFCLHSGWDTAPDKLTAQRRRALRALLGHFELTLTALMVNCSLAGNQKPHHETLKQAAQVAHDLAPDSPPLIETVMGNGKWDAVKNQFRDHLGGWAEVAKKTKTLLCIKPHRFGACNLPEHAVWLSEQIKSPWVKLAYDYSHFAHRDLSLEKTIQLMMPHTRFIHVKDTVLKEGKPRFVLPGESGQIDYRKLLRLAHKAGYRGDINVEVSGQVWSQPDYNPIAAALKSYRHLAPAFE